A genome region from Paracoccus stylophorae includes the following:
- the phbB gene encoding acetoacetyl-CoA reductase, protein MSKVALVTGGSRGIGAAISKALKDAGYTVAANYAGNDEAAKAFSDETGIKTYKWSVADYDACAEGIRKVEDELGPVAVLVNNAGITRDAMFHRMSPQQWKEVIDTNLTGLFNMTHSVWGGMRDRKFGRVVNISSVNGQKGQAGQANYSAAKAGDIGFTRALAQEGARAGITVNAIAPGYIGTEMVRAIDEKVLNERIIPQIPVGRLGEPEEIARVVVFLASDDAGFITGSTISANGGQFFS, encoded by the coding sequence ATGTCGAAGGTTGCACTGGTCACCGGAGGTTCGCGCGGCATCGGCGCGGCGATTTCCAAGGCGCTGAAAGACGCGGGCTATACGGTCGCGGCGAACTATGCCGGCAATGACGAGGCCGCAAAGGCTTTCTCGGACGAAACCGGGATCAAGACCTATAAATGGTCGGTCGCCGATTACGACGCCTGCGCCGAAGGCATCCGCAAGGTCGAGGATGAGCTTGGCCCCGTCGCCGTGCTTGTCAACAACGCCGGCATCACCCGCGACGCGATGTTCCACAGGATGTCGCCGCAGCAGTGGAAAGAGGTGATCGACACCAACCTGACCGGGCTGTTCAACATGACCCATTCGGTCTGGGGCGGGATGCGCGACCGCAAGTTCGGCCGCGTGGTCAATATCAGCTCGGTCAACGGCCAGAAGGGTCAGGCCGGGCAGGCGAACTATTCCGCCGCAAAGGCGGGCGATATCGGCTTTACCCGCGCGCTGGCGCAGGAAGGCGCGCGGGCGGGCATCACCGTCAACGCCATCGCGCCCGGCTATATCGGGACCGAGATGGTGCGCGCCATCGACGAAAAGGTTCTGAACGAACGCATCATCCCGCAGATCCCCGTCGGCCGGCTGGGGGAGCCCGAGGAGATCGCCCGTGTGGTGGTATTCCTGGCGTCGGACGATGCCGGGTTCATCACCGGATCAACGATCAGCGCCAATGGCGGCCAGTTCTTCTCCTGA
- a CDS encoding acetyl-CoA C-acetyltransferase, protein MSKAVIVSAARTPVGSFLGAFANVPAHDLGAAVLKEVVARAGVDAAEVSETILGQVLTAAQGQNPARQAHINAGLPQEAAAWNINQVCGSGLRAVALAAQQVMMGDAQIVLAGGQESMSLATHAAYLRSGQKMGDMKMVDTMIRDGLWDAFNNYHMGQTAENVAEKWQISREQQDEFAVASQNKAEAAQKEGRFDDEIVGYTVKSRKGDTVVDKDEYIRHGATLDAMQKLRPAFTKDGSVTAANASGLNDGAAAVMVMTEEEASRRGLTPLGRIASYATAGLDPAIMGTGPIPASRKALEKAGWKVGDLDLVEANEAFAAQACAVNKDMGWDPSIVNVNGGAIAIGHPIGASGCRVLNTLLFEMKRRDAKRGLATLCIGGGMGVAMCIER, encoded by the coding sequence ATGTCCAAAGCCGTTATCGTTTCCGCCGCCCGCACCCCGGTCGGAAGTTTCCTCGGGGCGTTTGCCAACGTCCCCGCCCACGACCTTGGCGCCGCCGTTCTGAAAGAGGTGGTCGCACGCGCCGGCGTCGACGCCGCCGAAGTCAGCGAAACGATCCTGGGCCAGGTGCTGACCGCGGCGCAGGGCCAGAACCCGGCCCGGCAGGCGCATATCAATGCCGGCCTGCCGCAAGAGGCCGCGGCATGGAACATCAACCAGGTCTGCGGATCGGGGCTTCGCGCCGTGGCGCTGGCCGCGCAGCAGGTGATGATGGGCGATGCCCAGATCGTGCTGGCCGGCGGCCAGGAAAGCATGTCGCTGGCCACCCATGCGGCCTATCTGCGCTCCGGTCAGAAGATGGGCGACATGAAGATGGTCGACACGATGATCCGTGACGGCCTGTGGGACGCCTTCAACAATTACCACATGGGCCAGACGGCCGAGAACGTGGCCGAGAAATGGCAGATCAGCCGCGAACAGCAGGATGAATTCGCCGTCGCCAGCCAGAACAAGGCCGAGGCCGCGCAGAAGGAAGGCCGGTTCGACGACGAGATCGTCGGCTATACGGTCAAGTCGCGCAAGGGCGACACGGTCGTCGACAAGGACGAATATATCCGCCACGGCGCAACGCTGGACGCGATGCAGAAGCTGCGGCCCGCCTTTACCAAGGACGGCTCGGTCACGGCCGCCAACGCCTCGGGGCTGAACGACGGCGCGGCCGCCGTCATGGTCATGACCGAGGAAGAGGCGTCGCGGCGCGGCCTGACGCCGCTGGGCCGCATCGCCTCGTACGCGACGGCAGGTCTGGATCCGGCGATCATGGGCACCGGCCCGATCCCGGCCAGCCGCAAGGCGCTGGAAAAGGCTGGCTGGAAAGTCGGCGATCTGGACCTGGTCGAGGCGAACGAGGCGTTTGCCGCGCAGGCCTGCGCCGTGAACAAGGACATGGGCTGGGACCCGTCGATCGTGAACGTGAACGGCGGCGCCATCGCCATCGGCCACCCGATCGGCGCCTCGGGATGCCGCGTCCTGAACACGCTGCTGTTCGAGATGAAGCGCCGCGACGCAAAGAGAGGTCTTGCCACGCTGTGCATCGGCGGCGGCATGGGCGTCGCGATGTGCATCGAACGCTGA
- a CDS encoding EAL domain-containing protein: MDQQSRITLPAVRAAVEKGNGVLAFQPIVQAQRTDRAAFYEGLIRIIDDSGRIVPLKDFMPVAETTELGRQIDCLSLTLGLQALTEDPSLRLSINMSARSIGYPDWIRTLRNGIADDPHVGERLILEITESSAMGMPTELRGFMAEVQRSGISLALDDFGAGYTSFRYLRDFCFDMIKIDGQFIREIAEHPDNQVLTRALMSIAHHFDMFTVAESVETADDASFLIENGIDCLQGYYFGAPTIAPPWKNPPSVASR; the protein is encoded by the coding sequence ATGGATCAGCAAAGCCGGATCACCCTGCCCGCCGTGCGCGCCGCGGTGGAAAAGGGCAACGGCGTGCTGGCGTTCCAGCCCATCGTGCAGGCGCAGCGCACCGACCGCGCGGCCTTCTACGAAGGGCTGATTCGCATCATCGACGATTCGGGCCGGATCGTGCCGCTGAAGGATTTCATGCCGGTGGCCGAAACGACCGAGCTGGGCCGCCAGATCGACTGCCTGTCGCTGACCCTGGGCCTTCAGGCGCTGACCGAGGACCCGTCGCTGCGGCTGTCGATCAACATGTCCGCCCGTTCCATCGGCTATCCCGACTGGATCCGCACCCTGCGCAACGGCATCGCGGACGATCCGCATGTCGGGGAACGGCTGATCCTTGAAATCACCGAAAGCTCGGCGATGGGGATGCCGACCGAGCTGCGCGGCTTCATGGCCGAGGTGCAGCGGTCGGGCATCTCGCTGGCGCTGGACGATTTCGGGGCGGGATATACGTCTTTCCGTTATCTGCGCGATTTCTGCTTCGACATGATCAAGATCGACGGCCAGTTCATCCGCGAGATCGCCGAACATCCCGACAACCAGGTGCTGACCCGCGCCTTGATGTCGATTGCGCATCATTTCGACATGTTCACCGTCGCCGAATCGGTCGAGACAGCGGACGACGCCAGTTTCCTGATCGAAAACGGCATCGACTGCCTGCAAGGCTATTATTTCGGCGCCCCGACCATCGCGCCGCCGTGGAAGAACCCGCCCTCGGTCGCCAGCCGGTGA
- a CDS encoding DNA-3-methyladenine glycosylase I, with translation MTRCSWCGTDPLYVAYHDREWGVPERDGRALWENLMLEGFQAGLSWITILRKRDSFRAEFDGFDPERVAGWDAARIDRALQNPGIVRHRGKIAATVRGARLFIEIEGRDGFAPFLWSFVGGQPIRNRFAGMDEVPAVTPESIALSKALKTRGFGFCGPVIVYAFMQATGMVNDHLTGCPRHDQVSRLSTAG, from the coding sequence ATGACGCGATGCAGCTGGTGCGGGACCGATCCGCTTTACGTGGCCTATCACGATCGCGAATGGGGCGTGCCCGAACGCGACGGTCGGGCGCTGTGGGAAAATCTGATGCTGGAGGGGTTTCAGGCCGGGCTCAGCTGGATCACGATCCTGCGCAAGCGCGACAGTTTCCGCGCCGAATTCGACGGTTTCGATCCCGAACGGGTGGCCGGATGGGACGCGGCGCGAATCGACCGCGCGCTGCAAAATCCGGGAATCGTGCGCCACCGCGGCAAGATCGCCGCGACCGTCCGGGGCGCGCGCCTGTTCATCGAGATCGAGGGACGCGACGGTTTCGCGCCGTTCCTGTGGTCGTTCGTCGGCGGGCAGCCGATCCGGAACCGCTTTGCCGGCATGGACGAGGTGCCGGCCGTCACGCCCGAATCAATCGCCCTATCGAAGGCGCTGAAAACGCGCGGCTTCGGTTTCTGCGGACCGGTGATCGTCTATGCGTTCATGCAGGCCACGGGCATGGTCAACGACCATCTGACAGGCTGCCCGCGTCACGATCAGGTCAGTCGGCTGTCAACTGCCGGATGA
- a CDS encoding TlpA disulfide reductase family protein produces MLRSALLYTALLIGANTGFAAQVDWQAAHDAGLVKLVPSRDAPPIPETEFTDPDGGTHRLSDWQGKVALVNFWATWCAPCREEMPALDALQAELGGEDFQVVTIATGRNAPAKIDQFFEETGVQNLPVLLDPRQQLARQMGVVGLPVTVLIDRDGNEVARLLGDADWSSDAAKDVIRQLTAD; encoded by the coding sequence ATGCTGCGTTCTGCCCTGCTTTATACGGCGCTTCTCATCGGTGCAAATACCGGCTTCGCGGCCCAGGTGGACTGGCAGGCCGCCCATGATGCGGGGCTGGTCAAGCTGGTGCCGTCCAGGGATGCCCCGCCCATCCCCGAAACCGAGTTCACCGACCCCGACGGCGGCACGCACCGGCTGTCGGACTGGCAGGGCAAGGTCGCGCTGGTCAATTTCTGGGCCACATGGTGCGCGCCCTGCCGCGAGGAGATGCCCGCACTCGATGCGCTTCAGGCCGAGTTGGGCGGCGAGGATTTCCAGGTCGTGACCATCGCGACCGGCCGCAACGCGCCCGCCAAGATCGACCAGTTCTTCGAAGAGACCGGGGTGCAGAACCTGCCCGTGCTGCTGGACCCCAGACAGCAGTTGGCCCGTCAGATGGGCGTCGTGGGCCTGCCCGTGACGGTGCTGATCGACCGCGACGGAAACGAGGTCGCGCGGCTTCTGGGCGACGCCGACTGGTCCAGCGACGCGGCAAAGGACGTCATCCGGCAGTTGACAGCCGACTGA